The following coding sequences are from one Paenibacillus sp. JDR-2 window:
- the cysT gene encoding sulfate ABC transporter permease subunit CysT, with translation MNVMFRSKWWSFGFRSAIMLYFIVLIVLPIIGIYTQSVSRGFVPFWESISDPLAWKAVLLTIKLALIATVINVLLGSMIGWVLIRYRFPGRRILNSLVDLPFALPTAVTGLMILLLLGPGSFVGELASKMGFTIVFHQPAIVIAMVFVTFPFVIRAVQPLLEEIDKSEEEAAYTMGASKFRTFFSVIYPSMLPGVISGAMLAFSRALAEFGAVVLVAGNIPGKTLIAAVYIFGEIESDNPQGAAAVSVLLLTLSFIILWTVNLIQSRRPGK, from the coding sequence ATGAATGTCATGTTTCGCAGCAAGTGGTGGAGCTTCGGATTTCGAAGCGCGATTATGCTCTACTTTATTGTATTAATTGTACTTCCCATTATCGGAATTTATACGCAGTCGGTATCCAGAGGGTTTGTTCCTTTCTGGGAGAGTATATCGGATCCCCTGGCATGGAAGGCTGTACTGCTGACCATTAAGCTGGCGCTTATTGCAACCGTCATTAACGTGCTGCTTGGCTCTATGATCGGATGGGTGCTGATCCGGTACCGTTTTCCGGGAAGAAGGATTTTGAACAGCTTGGTTGACTTGCCGTTTGCTCTTCCGACAGCCGTAACCGGGCTTATGATTTTGCTTTTGCTTGGCCCAGGCAGCTTTGTTGGCGAGCTGGCTTCGAAGATGGGCTTTACGATTGTATTCCATCAGCCGGCGATTGTGATCGCAATGGTGTTTGTTACGTTTCCGTTTGTGATCCGGGCGGTTCAGCCGCTGCTTGAGGAGATCGACAAATCGGAAGAGGAAGCCGCCTACACGATGGGCGCAAGCAAATTCCGCACTTTTTTTAGCGTAATCTATCCTTCAATGCTGCCGGGAGTAATCAGCGGTGCGATGCTGGCTTTCTCAAGAGCACTGGCGGAGTTCGGGGCCGTTGTACTGGTAGCGGGCAATATCCCGGGCAAGACGCTGATTGCCGCCGTTTATATTTTTGGAGAAATTGAGAGTGACAATCCGCAAGGGGCTGCAGCGGTCTCGGTATTGCTGCTGACGCTTTCGTTTATCATTTTATGGACGGTCAACCTGATTCAGTCTAGGAGGCCGGGAAAATGA
- a CDS encoding sulfate ABC transporter permease subunit, whose amino-acid sequence MRRTWIGLTYIVFTLLLIIPLIEIFTGSWADGWSGFVEGLTRKQSLHALQMTAIIVVVVTAINTVFGVMLALYLVRAHWIGPRMKRLLNSIVDLPFAVSPVIGGLMIVLLLGPNTIIGSFFEDTGFKVVYALPGMILASLFVTFPLMVREVLPVLQEIGAQQEEAASTLGAYSWYTFWKVTWPSIRWGVIYGVVLTVARTLGEFGAVLVVSGNIMNKTQTATTLVYQDVENFNVVEANGIALVLAVFSVGLLLLMEWAKKRKEVH is encoded by the coding sequence ATTAGACGGACGTGGATTGGTCTTACGTATATCGTTTTTACCCTATTGCTGATTATTCCTCTTATTGAGATATTTACGGGCTCATGGGCGGACGGCTGGAGCGGCTTTGTGGAAGGGTTAACCCGCAAGCAATCTCTTCATGCCCTGCAGATGACGGCTATTATCGTTGTTGTGGTAACGGCTATTAACACCGTATTTGGCGTTATGCTGGCGCTTTATCTGGTTCGTGCCCATTGGATCGGACCCCGCATGAAGCGGCTGCTTAACAGCATCGTGGATCTGCCGTTTGCCGTTTCGCCGGTTATCGGCGGTTTGATGATTGTTCTCTTGTTAGGTCCCAATACCATAATCGGTTCTTTTTTCGAGGATACGGGATTTAAAGTCGTGTATGCCCTGCCGGGGATGATTCTTGCCTCTCTGTTCGTGACTTTTCCTCTGATGGTACGCGAAGTACTGCCGGTGCTTCAGGAGATCGGCGCCCAGCAGGAGGAAGCAGCCTCTACTCTTGGCGCGTACTCGTGGTATACGTTTTGGAAGGTGACCTGGCCGTCCATCCGTTGGGGTGTGATCTACGGTGTTGTACTGACGGTAGCAAGAACGCTTGGCGAGTTTGGCGCGGTGCTTGTCGTATCGGGCAATATTATGAACAAGACGCAGACGGCTACTACGCTCGTGTATCAGGATGTCGAGAATTTTAATGTTGTTGAAGCAAACGGCATAGCCCTTGTGCTTGCCGTATTCTCCGTAGGCCTTCTCCTCTTAATGGAATGGGCGAAAAAACGAAAGGAAGTGCATTAA
- a CDS encoding sulfate/molybdate ABC transporter ATP-binding protein, translating into MHIEVRNLSKSFGDFHAVQDVSFEIEKGHLIGLLGPSGGGKTSILRMLAGLETPTSGDILFHGKRVNDLPPQERGIGFVFQNYALFKHMTVYDNIAFGLKVKKQTKEQIRERVSTLVELTGLKGFEHRYVHQLSGGQRQRVAFARALAPEPQLLLLDEPFAAIDAKIRTELRTWLKEMIERVGITSIFVTHDQDEAIEVADEIMIIGKGKLEQKGTPWEIYKNPQTPFVASFIGESTIVEDIKVLKGFDAALSYPGTKALIRPEYIEIGKPGEIRLKSATVNATVKALHFRGSEWMVELLVDNVKLITYRSLEKEVLQPGEQVSVLVHRAYLFNDKDSWIMENSLKVDPMPIHI; encoded by the coding sequence ATGCATATTGAAGTTCGTAACCTCAGCAAAAGCTTTGGCGATTTCCACGCCGTGCAGGATGTCAGCTTCGAGATTGAAAAAGGTCATCTGATCGGACTTCTTGGTCCAAGCGGCGGCGGCAAAACGTCGATTCTTCGTATGCTGGCCGGCCTTGAGACGCCAACTTCCGGGGATATCCTGTTCCATGGCAAGCGGGTTAACGATCTGCCTCCGCAGGAGCGCGGGATCGGCTTCGTATTCCAAAACTATGCTTTATTCAAGCATATGACCGTATATGACAACATCGCTTTTGGACTGAAGGTGAAAAAGCAGACCAAAGAACAAATCCGCGAGCGCGTATCTACGCTGGTGGAGCTGACGGGGCTTAAAGGCTTCGAGCACCGTTACGTGCATCAACTGTCCGGCGGACAACGCCAGCGTGTCGCCTTCGCCCGCGCCCTTGCTCCCGAGCCGCAGCTATTGCTGCTCGACGAGCCGTTTGCCGCGATTGACGCGAAGATTCGTACCGAGCTGCGAACTTGGCTGAAAGAGATGATCGAACGCGTTGGCATTACTTCCATCTTCGTCACCCATGACCAGGATGAAGCGATTGAAGTAGCGGATGAGATTATGATCATCGGCAAAGGTAAGCTGGAACAGAAGGGTACGCCTTGGGAAATTTACAAAAATCCGCAAACGCCGTTTGTCGCAAGCTTTATTGGCGAATCAACGATTGTGGAGGATATTAAAGTATTAAAAGGCTTTGATGCCGCATTGTCCTATCCGGGAACAAAGGCTCTTATCCGTCCTGAATATATCGAGATTGGCAAGCCGGGCGAGATTCGCCTGAAGTCCGCGACCGTAAACGCAACGGTGAAGGCTTTGCATTTCCGCGGCAGCGAGTGGATGGTCGAGCTGCTCGTAGACAACGTGAAGCTTATTACGTACCGTTCGCTGGAAAAGGAAGTGCTGCAGCCTGGCGAGCAGGTTAGCGTGCTTGTCCATCGCGCTTACCTCTTTAACGATAAAGACAGCTGGATTATGGAAAACAGTCTGAAGGTTGACCCCATGCCGATTCATATCTAA
- a CDS encoding sulfate ABC transporter substrate-binding protein, producing MNINRRASRRIAVLLLAVLLIITAGCGKEETKQPAVSTAQDGDVTLVIGAYSVVKDAFSEILPQFQAYWKEQTGQKVVFQESYEASGTQARAIAGGFEADVAILAMEGDLDKISGAGFITHDWKSQPNKGLITKSIVVLGTREGNPKGIKDWDDLTRKGVKVLYPNPKTSGGAQWDINAIYGAGLKKSEEETGKKDPAFAKQYLESIHKNVESLDKSGRASMAAFEYGVGDVIVTYENELLGRIMNGVKYDVVVPKNTILIENPAAVVDKNVDKHGSRKVAEAFVSYLQSEEAQRTFVKYGFRSVDDKIAEESKDKYVVPEGLFDISYLGGWKEVRQNLYSKKGIWYQVLAGI from the coding sequence ATGAATATAAATCGAAGAGCAAGCCGGCGGATTGCCGTACTGCTCCTCGCCGTACTGCTGATTATTACAGCAGGCTGCGGCAAGGAGGAGACAAAGCAGCCCGCCGTGTCTACCGCACAAGACGGTGATGTAACGCTTGTCATCGGTGCCTACTCCGTAGTGAAGGATGCGTTCAGCGAGATTCTGCCGCAGTTCCAGGCCTATTGGAAAGAGCAGACAGGTCAAAAGGTTGTATTCCAGGAATCGTATGAAGCTTCGGGGACGCAGGCACGAGCCATAGCCGGAGGCTTCGAGGCGGATGTCGCGATTCTGGCAATGGAAGGCGATCTGGATAAGATCTCGGGTGCAGGCTTCATTACGCATGATTGGAAGTCGCAGCCGAATAAAGGCTTAATTACGAAATCGATTGTTGTCCTCGGTACCAGAGAAGGCAATCCTAAAGGGATTAAGGATTGGGATGATCTCACCCGCAAAGGCGTAAAGGTTCTCTATCCGAATCCAAAAACATCCGGCGGCGCGCAATGGGATATTAACGCGATCTACGGGGCAGGGCTCAAGAAGTCGGAGGAAGAGACCGGCAAGAAGGATCCTGCTTTTGCCAAGCAGTATCTGGAGTCGATCCACAAGAATGTAGAGTCGCTTGATAAGAGCGGCAGGGCTTCCATGGCGGCGTTCGAGTACGGCGTTGGCGATGTTATCGTCACGTATGAGAATGAACTGCTTGGCCGCATTATGAATGGCGTCAAGTATGACGTAGTTGTTCCGAAGAACACGATTCTTATTGAAAATCCGGCGGCTGTTGTAGATAAAAACGTCGATAAACACGGTTCGCGCAAAGTGGCCGAAGCGTTTGTCTCGTATCTGCAAAGCGAAGAGGCGCAGCGTACGTTCGTCAAATACGGCTTCCGTTCGGTTGACGATAAGATAGCCGAAGAGTCTAAGGACAAGTATGTCGTGCCGGAAGGGCTGTTCGATATTTCCTATCTGGGCGGATGGAAGGAAGTTCGTCAGAATCTGTATTCGAAAAAAGGCATCTGGTATCAGGTGCTTGCGGGAATCTAA
- a CDS encoding Cof-type HAD-IIB family hydrolase, with the protein MYKLIAIDVDDTLLNDDLIVTEGTKKAMEDAIALGVTVTLATGRMYASAKKIADQIQLNVPIITYQGSLVKTLLDGEVLYERCVPQDAAKELYAITEQRGLHLQLYADDILYVKEANEKAIKYSTLTNIPYVVAEDFEALLDKPNNKMLIIDDPAYLDQLAEELKPIIGDRVHITKSKPHYLEFMHKEGTKGHALRFMAEHLGCGVEQTIAIGDAWNDHEMIEAAGLGVAMGNATPKLKEIADYITLTNNEEGVRHVIEKFVLQPAAK; encoded by the coding sequence ATGTACAAATTAATTGCAATCGATGTCGATGATACGCTTCTCAATGACGATTTAATCGTTACCGAAGGTACAAAAAAAGCGATGGAGGACGCCATTGCGCTAGGCGTAACCGTCACTCTGGCCACGGGGCGGATGTATGCTTCGGCCAAAAAAATCGCGGATCAGATCCAGCTTAACGTTCCGATCATTACGTATCAGGGTTCGCTAGTGAAGACGCTCCTGGATGGGGAAGTGCTCTACGAGCGCTGCGTGCCGCAGGATGCGGCGAAGGAGCTGTACGCGATCACCGAGCAGCGAGGCCTGCATTTGCAGCTGTATGCGGACGATATTTTATACGTGAAGGAAGCCAACGAGAAAGCGATCAAATACTCCACGCTGACGAATATCCCGTATGTCGTAGCCGAGGACTTCGAAGCTTTGCTCGACAAGCCTAACAATAAAATGCTCATCATCGACGATCCAGCCTACCTGGATCAACTGGCCGAAGAGTTAAAGCCGATTATCGGCGACCGTGTCCATATTACCAAATCCAAGCCCCATTACCTCGAGTTTATGCACAAGGAAGGCACAAAAGGCCATGCGCTCCGCTTTATGGCTGAGCATTTGGGCTGCGGGGTTGAGCAGACCATCGCGATTGGCGATGCGTGGAATGACCACGAAATGATTGAAGCGGCCGGTCTTGGCGTAGCAATGGGCAACGCCACGCCTAAACTGAAGGAAATCGCGGATTATATCACGCTGACGAATAACGAAGAAGGCGTTCGTCACGTCATTGAGAAATTCGTCCTGCAGCCAGCTGCCAAATAA
- a CDS encoding S41 family peptidase: MKEISNEAAKQRIITFAVLGALLFTIIGFILGWLWMEVRYPMLKEPAFRNFTVSYNTIMDKYLNGAKSEDLINGASQGMLASLGDPYSRYLVKEQGSAYTQGYEGEFSGVGITLQEADGKFIVASVTEGAPAERGGVHAGDEIVGVNGTSIKGKEYDDVITVLRGDAGTKVKLSLQRGDAAKPIEVELTREAIAVHTVTSEMLSGGIGHVTISKFGEKTDDEFKTEIEKLQKEGMKKLLLDLRSNPGGLLQSTIQIANMLVPKDKAILEVVYKNHTNTITYRSKQEKPWTIPIVVLVNGQSASASEVLTAALKESAGATVVGEKTFGKGIVQTFQQFKDKSVLSLTEAQWKTPGGTWIHKQGVTPDVTVALPAFASLSQLPFGTELKTGSFGDNVKTLQLMLQELGYTPVGDIGLFNGQTADALSRFQKDNKLEATGTFNDMTGYRILELLSDKLKEEDTQLHKGIEILNSK; the protein is encoded by the coding sequence GTGAAAGAAATCTCGAATGAGGCAGCGAAGCAGCGGATTATAACGTTTGCGGTTCTTGGTGCATTACTATTTACGATTATCGGATTTATTCTTGGCTGGCTTTGGATGGAGGTACGGTATCCGATGCTGAAGGAGCCTGCTTTCCGTAATTTTACGGTGTCCTACAACACCATTATGGATAAATACTTAAACGGCGCGAAGTCGGAGGATCTCATTAACGGCGCCTCCCAAGGCATGCTTGCTTCGCTGGGCGATCCTTACTCCAGATATTTGGTCAAGGAGCAGGGCAGCGCTTATACGCAAGGCTATGAGGGAGAATTCTCCGGTGTTGGCATCACTCTTCAGGAAGCAGACGGCAAGTTTATCGTGGCCAGCGTGACGGAAGGAGCTCCGGCAGAACGCGGAGGCGTACATGCGGGGGATGAGATCGTTGGCGTGAACGGGACCTCGATCAAAGGCAAGGAGTACGATGACGTGATTACCGTACTCCGGGGAGATGCCGGAACGAAGGTAAAGCTGTCCCTTCAACGGGGAGACGCAGCCAAGCCGATCGAGGTAGAGCTGACTAGGGAAGCGATTGCGGTACATACGGTAACCTCGGAAATGCTCAGCGGCGGTATCGGGCATGTAACGATCTCGAAGTTCGGGGAGAAGACCGATGACGAGTTCAAGACCGAAATCGAGAAGCTGCAAAAAGAAGGGATGAAGAAGCTGCTGCTTGACCTTCGTTCGAATCCGGGCGGCTTGCTGCAATCCACGATCCAGATTGCGAATATGCTTGTGCCTAAGGATAAGGCCATTCTGGAGGTTGTCTATAAGAACCACACGAATACGATTACTTACCGCTCGAAGCAGGAGAAGCCATGGACGATTCCGATCGTTGTCCTCGTGAACGGTCAGTCCGCAAGCGCCAGCGAGGTACTGACGGCAGCGCTGAAGGAATCCGCGGGCGCAACGGTGGTTGGGGAGAAGACCTTCGGCAAAGGCATTGTGCAGACCTTCCAGCAGTTCAAAGACAAATCGGTGCTTAGCCTGACGGAAGCCCAGTGGAAAACGCCGGGAGGCACGTGGATCCATAAGCAGGGCGTGACACCGGACGTAACGGTAGCCCTGCCGGCCTTCGCAAGCCTCAGCCAGCTTCCGTTCGGAACGGAGCTTAAGACCGGAAGCTTCGGGGACAACGTCAAGACGCTCCAGCTTATGCTGCAGGAGCTCGGGTACACGCCGGTTGGAGATATCGGCTTGTTTAACGGGCAGACCGCAGACGCATTAAGCCGCTTCCAGAAGGATAACAAGCTGGAGGCAACGGGCACATTTAACGACATGACGGGCTACCGGATTCTCGAGTTATTAAGCGACAAGCTGAAGGAAGAGGATACGCAGCTTCACAAAGGGATCGAAATTTTGAATAGTAAATAA
- a CDS encoding DUF1450 domain-containing protein: MKKIKYCTRNLKNGTKPVYKAMKNKYPDIKMKKKDCLGNCRTCKRESFAMIKSRSICASSPDQLYKELKKLIG; this comes from the coding sequence ATGAAGAAGATCAAATATTGCACCCGGAATTTGAAGAACGGAACAAAGCCTGTTTACAAGGCGATGAAGAACAAATATCCGGACATAAAGATGAAGAAGAAGGACTGTCTTGGCAACTGCAGAACCTGTAAACGCGAGAGCTTTGCGATGATTAAATCCAGAAGCATATGCGCTTCGAGCCCGGACCAGTTGTATAAGGAATTGAAGAAATTAATCGGATAA
- a CDS encoding ferritin, translating to MNDKLAEALNEQMNFEFYSAHVYLAMAAYCSGESLDGFANFFIIQAEEERFHGMKIYKFLNDRGRRATLTALGEPKNEYESMLDAFQHGYAHEQQNTKRFYNLADLALNDREHATMYFLKWFIDEQVEEEALFDNIIQKLKRIDKDSNAFYMLDAEFAQRTFVAPAE from the coding sequence ATGAATGATAAATTAGCAGAAGCGCTCAATGAGCAGATGAATTTTGAATTTTATTCGGCGCATGTGTATCTTGCAATGGCAGCTTATTGCTCCGGCGAAAGTCTCGATGGATTCGCGAACTTCTTCATTATCCAAGCTGAGGAAGAGCGTTTCCATGGTATGAAAATATACAAATTCCTGAATGACCGCGGACGCCGCGCTACGCTTACCGCGCTGGGCGAACCTAAGAACGAATACGAGTCCATGCTTGACGCCTTCCAGCATGGCTACGCGCATGAGCAGCAAAATACGAAGCGCTTCTACAACCTCGCGGATCTTGCCCTTAATGACCGCGAGCACGCAACGATGTACTTCCTGAAATGGTTTATCGACGAGCAGGTTGAAGAAGAAGCATTGTTCGATAACATTATCCAGAAGCTGAAGCGCATTGATAAGGACAGCAACGCCTTCTACATGCTGGACGCGGAATTCGCGCAGCGTACGTTTGTAGCTCCGGCAGAATAA
- a CDS encoding ATP-dependent helicase has protein sequence MNNAANSNNKIYYKRPYGVVNKNYTPAAHASADTSEQLVSPSDKDAFYFRALENQGIRLNQRQISAVRHIDGPILTLAGAGSGKTSVLVCRTGYMLSVRGIPPQQLLLMTFSKKAADEMKLRISQLPNIGQGAASRIEARTFHSFCLLMLRRRGYKQNILGETGRKQIYFKRLLRERNLHETYQPETLITLLSSYKMQMIAVPDLPEKSEEERQLKLIFTSYEEWKRQLDLIDYDDMLLEAYQLLKQDENLLAMLQNRFRYVMIDEFQDTNTIQYEIIKLLVQPHRNLMVVGDDDQTIYSFNGARNDYILNFEKQFPGAKNIILDVNYRSGSGIVGLGNAVIRHNKQRRSKTLLTAKPHGLPPVYARPGNSDDEADLIVNTLLQQKEKKGRSFRDFAILFRTASSSRAIFDQLVIRQVPFIDYGSGESLYEQWVIKPVIAHLRLSIDRRNFDAMEAMLATMYVRPDQAMAFIWNEDKKQAKKWPLIHLTRFPEIKSFHQDKIKERIKLIRSLEKLKPEAAIRRLRIEFYDQFIEANKSGPALTEHKDSLKEMLDELEASAKRFDGITAFLAFIDEIAAKHEEMKRMKLDSSNADAVNFMTIHKSKGLEFPVVFVCGVSEGILPHSSAITAEKNSDRSAIQAGDNVGEAAMEEERRLAYVAVTRAEEELYISSPAYYRGKPAAVSSFIIHAYS, from the coding sequence ATGAACAATGCAGCAAATTCCAATAATAAGATCTATTACAAACGCCCGTACGGTGTTGTTAATAAAAATTATACACCAGCCGCCCATGCCTCCGCAGATACAAGCGAGCAGCTGGTCTCGCCTTCCGACAAGGACGCCTTCTATTTCCGCGCTTTGGAGAACCAAGGGATCCGGCTGAACCAGCGGCAGATCTCTGCGGTGCGCCATATCGATGGGCCCATCCTGACATTAGCAGGCGCAGGCTCGGGCAAAACCTCCGTCCTCGTCTGCCGGACCGGCTATATGCTGTCCGTCCGCGGCATCCCGCCCCAACAGCTCCTGCTTATGACCTTCTCGAAAAAAGCAGCCGACGAAATGAAGCTGCGGATCAGCCAGCTTCCGAATATCGGGCAAGGAGCCGCATCACGAATTGAAGCCCGCACCTTCCATTCGTTTTGTCTTCTTATGCTGCGCAGGCGCGGGTACAAGCAGAACATCCTGGGTGAAACCGGGCGCAAGCAGATTTACTTCAAACGGCTGCTTCGCGAACGGAATTTGCATGAGACGTACCAGCCGGAGACGCTTATTACCCTGCTTTCGTCTTATAAGATGCAGATGATTGCCGTACCGGACCTTCCGGAGAAATCGGAGGAGGAGCGGCAGCTTAAGCTTATCTTTACCAGTTATGAAGAATGGAAACGTCAATTGGATCTAATCGATTACGATGACATGCTTCTCGAAGCGTACCAGCTGCTCAAGCAGGACGAGAACCTGCTCGCCATGCTGCAGAACCGGTTCCGCTATGTCATGATCGATGAATTCCAGGATACCAATACGATTCAATACGAGATCATCAAGCTGCTTGTCCAGCCGCACCGGAATCTGATGGTGGTGGGCGATGACGATCAGACGATCTACTCCTTTAACGGAGCGCGCAACGATTATATCCTGAACTTCGAGAAGCAATTCCCCGGCGCCAAAAATATCATTCTCGACGTCAATTACCGCTCCGGCTCCGGTATCGTTGGCCTTGGCAATGCCGTTATCCGTCACAATAAGCAGCGGCGCAGCAAAACCTTGCTGACGGCAAAGCCCCATGGGCTTCCGCCCGTGTATGCGAGACCCGGCAACAGCGACGACGAAGCGGATCTGATCGTAAACACGCTGCTCCAGCAGAAGGAGAAAAAAGGCCGCTCCTTCCGAGATTTTGCGATACTGTTCCGGACAGCCAGCAGCAGCCGGGCGATTTTTGATCAACTGGTTATCCGTCAGGTCCCGTTTATCGACTATGGCAGCGGTGAATCGCTGTACGAGCAATGGGTTATCAAGCCGGTTATCGCCCATCTTCGCTTGTCCATCGACCGCCGCAACTTTGACGCGATGGAAGCGATGCTTGCCACGATGTATGTCCGGCCGGATCAGGCGATGGCGTTTATATGGAACGAGGATAAGAAGCAGGCTAAGAAATGGCCGCTTATCCATCTGACCCGGTTCCCTGAGATTAAGTCTTTCCATCAGGATAAAATAAAAGAACGGATCAAACTAATCCGTTCTCTGGAAAAGCTGAAGCCGGAGGCAGCAATCCGCCGGCTACGCATAGAATTCTACGATCAGTTTATCGAAGCTAACAAAAGCGGACCAGCGTTAACCGAGCATAAGGATTCTTTGAAGGAAATGCTGGACGAGCTTGAGGCTTCGGCCAAACGCTTTGACGGCATTACGGCTTTCCTTGCGTTTATCGACGAGATTGCGGCGAAACACGAAGAGATGAAACGGATGAAGCTGGACAGCAGCAATGCCGACGCGGTCAACTTTATGACCATTCATAAGTCTAAGGGACTGGAGTTTCCGGTCGTCTTTGTGTGCGGAGTATCCGAAGGGATACTGCCGCATAGCTCGGCAATTACCGCTGAGAAGAATAGCGACAGAAGCGCTATCCAGGCTGGCGATAACGTCGGGGAAGCTGCGATGGAAGAGGAACGGCGCCTTGCCTATGTAGCCGTCACAAGGGCGGAAGAGGAGCTGTATATCAGCTCCCCTGCTTATTACCGCGGCAAGCCCGCGGCGGTATCGTCTTTTATTATTCATGCTTATAGTTGA
- a CDS encoding GNAT family N-acetyltransferase has translation MIGPAGKEDVEQVMPLLHEAIGNIACSLAGVEDEAEAMRILAEFYIEEGNRVSYRNVIVDKRDGVVAGILVCYSGDRAEQLDQPLIERVKRVTDIADYTILTETRPGEFYLDSIAVHSSFRNQGIAKALMAAFEQEAVKQGYPLVSLIVEEYNGQARLLYEKMGYRADGELLISGHRYTRMVKTVSVE, from the coding sequence ATGATTGGACCGGCAGGCAAGGAAGACGTGGAACAAGTAATGCCGCTGCTGCATGAAGCTATCGGCAACATCGCCTGCTCGCTTGCGGGAGTGGAGGATGAAGCGGAAGCGATGCGGATATTGGCGGAATTTTATATCGAAGAGGGGAACCGTGTCAGCTACCGGAATGTGATCGTAGACAAAAGAGACGGCGTGGTTGCGGGGATATTGGTATGCTATTCCGGGGATCGCGCGGAGCAACTGGATCAGCCGTTAATCGAGCGAGTGAAGCGGGTAACCGATATCGCGGATTACACCATCCTGACGGAAACGCGTCCGGGCGAGTTTTACCTGGACTCCATTGCCGTCCATTCTTCATTTCGCAATCAAGGCATTGCCAAGGCGCTGATGGCTGCTTTCGAGCAGGAGGCTGTGAAGCAAGGGTATCCTCTGGTTTCGTTAATCGTTGAGGAATACAATGGCCAGGCAAGGCTGCTTTATGAAAAAATGGGCTACAGGGCAGACGGCGAGCTCCTTATTAGCGGACATCGCTATACGAGAATGGTAAAGACTGTATCCGTAGAATAG